The following are from one region of the Paenalkalicoccus suaedae genome:
- a CDS encoding Na+/H+ antiporter NhaC family protein, with product MDHGILSLLPPVLALVLVLITKRVLVSLGVGIIVGALMVNQQQDMFINEAFTQIMSTVTGIFWTEDGINTWEFYIILFLLLLGMIAALITITGGGRAFGEWALARVKTRIGAQFVAAFLGIIIFIDDYFNSLTVGNVSRPLTDRHRISRAKLAYIVDSTAAPMCVISPVSSWGAYIITIIGGILTAHGVTQYGSLQAFLLIAPMNFYAVFAIITVFAVAYFKLDIGAMRHHERLAVTSGELFDQSKGAIPGETGLEAPEAKGKVSDLVVPIAVLIAGTVMFMVITGIQATEGTASLLATFENTDVAASLVYGGLISFAVAVVLAFVRRVEVKQVGLGLWAGIKSMLPAIYILIFAWTIIEVIDALGTGEYLASQVNEFIPLAILPALLFVIAGFMAFSTGTSWGTFAIMLPIAGEIAAQTDITLMLPVLAAVLAGAIFGDHCSPISDTTILSSAGAGSHHIDHVTTQLPYALLIGFVAIIAFLALGVTGSTIVGLLVGAVTLALTLGVTKVIVGRLGTIG from the coding sequence ATGGATCACGGTATCCTATCCCTGCTGCCACCGGTGCTTGCACTTGTGCTCGTGCTTATCACGAAGCGCGTGTTAGTGTCACTTGGTGTTGGTATTATTGTTGGAGCCTTAATGGTCAACCAACAGCAGGATATGTTTATTAACGAGGCATTTACACAAATAATGTCGACCGTCACAGGCATCTTTTGGACGGAGGATGGCATAAATACGTGGGAATTTTATATTATCTTATTCCTGCTACTACTCGGAATGATTGCGGCACTTATCACCATTACAGGTGGGGGACGAGCATTCGGAGAGTGGGCGCTTGCGCGAGTGAAGACGCGCATTGGCGCACAGTTTGTTGCAGCATTTTTAGGAATAATCATCTTTATCGATGATTATTTTAACAGCTTAACAGTCGGGAACGTTAGTCGACCGCTAACAGACCGTCATCGTATTTCGCGTGCTAAGCTCGCGTATATTGTGGACTCTACGGCGGCTCCAATGTGTGTGATTTCTCCAGTCTCAAGCTGGGGTGCATACATTATCACGATTATCGGTGGTATTTTAACTGCTCACGGTGTGACGCAGTATGGCTCTTTACAGGCATTTCTACTGATCGCTCCAATGAACTTTTATGCGGTATTTGCGATCATCACGGTATTTGCGGTCGCATACTTTAAGCTTGATATCGGTGCGATGCGTCATCACGAGCGTCTAGCGGTTACGTCCGGTGAATTGTTTGATCAAAGCAAAGGCGCTATTCCTGGGGAAACTGGGTTAGAAGCTCCAGAAGCAAAAGGCAAGGTTTCTGACCTCGTTGTACCAATTGCCGTATTAATTGCAGGTACAGTTATGTTCATGGTGATTACAGGTATTCAAGCAACAGAAGGCACTGCGTCTCTTCTTGCTACATTTGAAAATACAGACGTCGCTGCTTCCCTCGTATATGGTGGACTAATTAGTTTCGCCGTAGCAGTAGTGTTAGCATTCGTACGTCGTGTAGAAGTAAAGCAAGTAGGTCTTGGCCTATGGGCGGGAATTAAGTCGATGCTACCTGCTATTTATATCCTCATTTTTGCGTGGACGATTATTGAAGTCATTGACGCATTAGGTACAGGAGAATATTTAGCAAGCCAAGTAAACGAATTTATTCCACTCGCTATTTTACCAGCGCTACTCTTTGTGATCGCAGGGTTCATGGCATTTAGTACAGGAACATCATGGGGCACATTTGCCATCATGCTACCGATCGCAGGAGAAATTGCTGCACAAACAGATATTACGCTTATGCTACCAGTTTTAGCAGCAGTACTTGCTGGTGCAATCTTCGGTGACCACTGTTCACCAATTTCAGATACAACGATTCTTTCTTCAGCAGGAGCGGGAAGTCATCACATCGATCACGTGACAACCCAGCTACCTTACGCACTGTTGATCGGATTCGTAGCTATTATCGCTTTCTTAGCACTAGGAGTAACAGGATCGACGATTGTTGGACTGTTAGTAGGTGCTGTAACGTTAGCGCTGACGCTAGGTGTCACGAAAGTAATCGTAGGAAGACTCGGCACGATCGGGTAA
- the glpX gene encoding class II fructose-bisphosphatase — protein sequence MDRELALEVVRVTEAAALASAQWMGRGLKNEADDAATTAMRTMFDSVNMNGTVVIGEGELDEAPMLYIGEKLGTGHGPDVDIAVDPLEGTNIVAKGHPNAMAVIAIADKGALLHAPDMYMEKLVVGPAAAGLVRLDDPIEKTIDIVAKMSNKRVRDLTVIIQERERHSELVERVQQKGARVKLFGDGDVGASIATAMPQSGIDLFVGTGGAPEGVISAAAIKALGGDMQARLVPMNDEEFARCQSMGLEDPTQLLTLDDLVKSDDAIFAATGVSSGELLEGVRFLGGDIVETDTIVMRAKTGTVRYVKAHHRLEQKPHLMMPEHA from the coding sequence ATGGATCGCGAGTTAGCTTTAGAGGTAGTACGAGTAACGGAAGCGGCGGCACTAGCTTCTGCACAGTGGATGGGTCGAGGATTAAAAAATGAGGCAGACGATGCGGCAACAACTGCGATGCGCACGATGTTTGACTCGGTTAACATGAACGGGACTGTCGTCATCGGCGAAGGCGAGCTTGATGAAGCCCCAATGCTTTATATTGGAGAAAAGCTTGGCACCGGTCACGGACCAGACGTGGATATCGCCGTCGATCCACTTGAAGGCACGAATATCGTCGCAAAGGGTCACCCAAACGCAATGGCCGTGATTGCGATTGCAGATAAAGGCGCGCTTTTACACGCACCTGATATGTATATGGAAAAGCTAGTCGTAGGTCCAGCGGCTGCTGGTCTAGTTCGTCTAGATGATCCAATTGAGAAGACAATTGATATCGTCGCAAAAATGAGCAATAAACGTGTCCGAGATTTAACGGTCATTATCCAAGAACGCGAACGTCATAGTGAGCTTGTAGAACGTGTGCAACAAAAAGGCGCGCGAGTAAAGCTGTTTGGTGACGGCGATGTTGGCGCTTCGATTGCAACTGCGATGCCTCAATCAGGTATCGATTTATTTGTGGGTACAGGCGGCGCTCCTGAAGGAGTTATCTCTGCTGCTGCTATTAAAGCACTTGGCGGTGACATGCAGGCAAGACTCGTTCCAATGAACGACGAAGAGTTTGCTCGCTGTCAGTCGATGGGATTAGAAGACCCTACTCAGCTACTTACGCTAGACGACTTAGTAAAAAGCGACGACGCGATCTTTGCTGCAACAGGCGTTTCATCTGGAGAGCTACTAGAAGGCGTTCGCTTCTTAGGCGGCGACATTGTCGAAACAGATACAATCGTCATGCGAGCGAAAACTGGAACCGTTCGTTATGTGAAGGCGCACCACAGACTCGAGCAAAAGCCTCATTTAATGATGCCAGAGCATGCATAG
- a CDS encoding YutD family protein, producing the protein MIKIQNQSYEIIENFRDGWDEEAFKARYSDVLSKYDFIVGDWGYDQLRLKGLFEDKNRKASPDSKIGFLQEYLYEYCNFGCSYFVIQKVKQQDAKPVEEVVEA; encoded by the coding sequence ATGATTAAAATCCAAAACCAATCCTATGAAATCATTGAAAACTTCCGTGATGGATGGGATGAAGAGGCATTTAAAGCCAGATATAGTGACGTATTATCAAAATATGACTTTATTGTAGGTGACTGGGGCTACGATCAGCTTCGTTTGAAGGGGCTGTTTGAGGATAAAAACCGTAAGGCATCTCCAGACTCTAAAATCGGCTTTTTACAGGAATACTTATATGAGTACTGTAACTTTGGTTGCTCCTATTTTGTGATTCAAAAAGTGAAGCAGCAGGATGCAAAACCTGTGGAAGAGGTTGTAGAGGCGTAA
- the lipA gene encoding lipoyl synthase, giving the protein MAKQEEHIRKPEWLKIKLNTNESYKGLKKLMRENRLHTVCEEAKCPNIHECWAVRKTATFMILGDICTRACRFCAVKSGLPNELDLQEPVRVAESVQVMGLKHVVITAVARDDLKDAGAGVFADTVRQIRKLSPFTSVEVLPSDMSGSEDNLRILMDAKPDIFNHNIETVRRLTPRVRAKAMYDRTLEVLRRAKEMSPHTPTKSSIMLGLGETKEEILETMDDLRANNVDIMTIGQYLQPTKKHLKIEKYYRPEEFAELKEIALSKGFKHCEAGPLVRSSYHADEQVNAAKANS; this is encoded by the coding sequence ATGGCGAAGCAGGAAGAGCACATCAGAAAGCCGGAGTGGCTTAAAATTAAGCTAAACACAAATGAATCTTACAAGGGCTTAAAGAAACTGATGAGAGAAAACAGACTTCACACGGTTTGTGAGGAAGCGAAATGTCCAAATATCCACGAGTGCTGGGCGGTTCGTAAAACTGCTACCTTCATGATTTTAGGAGATATTTGTACAAGAGCATGTCGTTTTTGTGCAGTTAAGTCAGGGTTACCGAATGAATTAGATCTTCAAGAGCCAGTGCGTGTGGCAGAATCCGTACAAGTTATGGGATTAAAACACGTCGTTATCACCGCAGTCGCGCGTGATGATTTAAAGGATGCAGGTGCCGGAGTATTCGCGGATACCGTGCGTCAAATTCGAAAGCTAAGCCCATTTACAAGTGTAGAGGTACTACCTTCTGATATGAGTGGTAGCGAAGATAATCTACGCATCTTAATGGACGCAAAGCCTGATATTTTTAATCATAATATCGAAACAGTTCGTCGTTTAACGCCAAGAGTTCGTGCAAAAGCAATGTATGACCGTACTCTCGAAGTGCTACGTCGTGCTAAAGAAATGAGCCCTCATACTCCTACTAAATCGAGCATTATGCTAGGTCTTGGAGAAACAAAAGAGGAAATTTTAGAGACAATGGATGATTTACGAGCAAACAACGTAGACATCATGACCATCGGTCAATATTTACAACCGACAAAAAAGCACTTAAAAATTGAGAAATACTACCGTCCGGAAGAGTTCGCAGAGCTTAAAGAAATCGCGCTATCAAAAGGCTTTAAGCATTGTGAAGCAGGCCCGCTAGTGCGGTCTTCGTACCACGCGGACGAGCAGGTAAATGCTGCAAAGGCGAATTCTTAA
- a CDS encoding sodium-dependent transporter: MDQSREQFATRLGFILAAVGSAVGLGNIWRFAYVTGESGGAAFLLIYVLCIFLVGLPVLLAEFSVGRRGQSDVVGSFNNISPGKPWVLGGILGVLTSFLILSFYGVIAGWVLYYLFAYISGSAVAVPAEGYGAFFETFIGGTTGPVFWQFLFMAFTIAIVFFGVKKGIELSNKVFMPLLALIVIILAGYSLTLSGASEGLAFLFSPDWGAFGDPSVYAAAIGQAFFTLSLGMGAMITYASYLPKDARLPSAAGTVVTFDTLFAIVAGIMIFPAVFSFASVEPNAGPGLIFIVLPEVFNQMGAGGTIFAIFFFFLVAIAALSSAISLLEVSVSYLMRQFNWNRRKATLTAGIVVTLFGIPSALSQGGPLSDFTIFGLPFLDLIDTVTDRFTLPLGGLIVALFVGWGWNKIDALRETGLTDSAVGTVWLWAIRIIAPLGILWILFINIQTTFFG, translated from the coding sequence ATGGATCAGTCTCGTGAGCAGTTTGCCACAAGATTAGGGTTTATCCTGGCAGCCGTTGGTTCTGCTGTAGGTCTAGGGAACATTTGGCGTTTTGCGTATGTAACAGGTGAAAGTGGTGGAGCAGCATTCTTATTAATTTATGTGCTTTGTATCTTCCTAGTTGGTCTTCCTGTTTTACTTGCCGAGTTTTCTGTCGGCCGACGCGGTCAGTCAGATGTTGTAGGTTCATTCAATAATATTTCACCAGGTAAGCCTTGGGTGCTCGGTGGTATTTTAGGCGTCTTGACCTCATTCTTAATTTTATCATTTTATGGTGTTATTGCAGGTTGGGTACTTTACTACCTGTTTGCGTACATTTCAGGATCAGCTGTAGCTGTTCCAGCAGAAGGCTATGGAGCTTTCTTTGAGACATTCATTGGAGGAACAACAGGTCCAGTATTCTGGCAGTTCCTATTTATGGCTTTTACAATTGCCATCGTTTTCTTTGGAGTAAAAAAAGGAATCGAGCTATCAAACAAAGTATTTATGCCACTTTTAGCGTTAATCGTAATTATCCTTGCTGGCTATAGCTTAACGTTAAGTGGAGCTTCAGAAGGATTAGCTTTCTTATTCTCACCAGACTGGGGTGCATTTGGGGATCCTAGTGTTTATGCAGCAGCTATCGGTCAAGCATTCTTTACCCTATCGTTAGGTATGGGTGCCATGATTACGTATGCCTCTTATTTACCGAAAGATGCACGTTTACCGAGTGCAGCAGGTACGGTCGTCACATTCGATACGTTATTTGCGATTGTAGCAGGTATCATGATCTTCCCGGCAGTATTCTCCTTTGCGAGCGTGGAGCCGAATGCAGGTCCTGGACTTATCTTTATCGTCCTACCTGAAGTATTTAATCAAATGGGTGCAGGCGGTACAATCTTTGCGATTTTCTTCTTCTTCTTAGTTGCAATCGCAGCATTATCTTCTGCTATCTCGTTACTTGAAGTAAGTGTATCTTACTTAATGAGACAGTTTAACTGGAATCGTCGTAAAGCAACGTTAACGGCAGGGATTGTAGTTACACTGTTTGGTATTCCATCAGCTTTAAGTCAAGGTGGACCATTAAGTGATTTCACTATCTTCGGTTTACCGTTTTTAGATTTAATTGATACAGTTACAGATAGATTTACTCTTCCACTAGGTGGATTAATTGTTGCTCTATTCGTTGGGTGGGGCTGGAACAAAATTGATGCGCTTCGTGAAACAGGTCTTACTGATTCTGCAGTTGGTACGGTTTGGCTCTGGGCGATTCGTATTATTGCACCTTTAGGCATTCTATGGATTCTTTTCATCAATATCCAAACTACCTTCTTCGGATAA
- a CDS encoding dihydrofolate reductase: MLAMIVAHDRNRVIGRDNAMPWHLPADLAFFKRTTTGSTIVMGRKTFESIGRPLPNRRSIILTRNEGYSQEGAEVVHSFEELTTLLSQDEKAFIIGGAEIFRYYLDKVDRVYVTYIDSEFEGDTYFPELDPTKWVLKEEQKGVKDEKNPYDFYFRTYDAVEPLS, encoded by the coding sequence ATGCTTGCAATGATAGTAGCACATGATCGCAATCGAGTTATTGGACGTGATAATGCGATGCCGTGGCATCTCCCAGCGGATCTCGCTTTTTTTAAGCGGACTACGACCGGGTCTACGATCGTGATGGGTCGCAAAACGTTTGAGTCGATCGGTAGACCACTACCTAATAGACGCTCCATCATTCTCACACGTAACGAAGGCTACAGCCAAGAAGGTGCTGAAGTCGTTCATTCCTTTGAGGAATTAACGACGCTGTTAAGTCAGGATGAAAAAGCATTTATCATAGGTGGAGCAGAGATATTCCGTTACTACTTGGATAAAGTGGACCGTGTCTACGTGACGTATATTGACAGTGAGTTTGAAGGGGATACCTATTTCCCAGAACTAGACCCAACTAAATGGGTGTTAAAAGAAGAACAAAAAGGGGTCAAGGATGAAAAGAATCCGTATGACTTCTACTTCCGTACATATGATGCGGTTGAGCCACTCTCTTAG
- a CDS encoding DUF86 domain-containing protein: MYFVDRSLIEARLRYLEELTEHFPQVKEATDKISILALERIGHMIIETMMDVGNQMIDGFIMRDPGSFEDIVHIMIDERVVTKEEGEAIERLLPYRKELLQNYTGYDVEALKKGFEQELSTIQVFPERIRTYLVNELGPVSAFIPQKEDKS; this comes from the coding sequence ATGTATTTTGTCGATCGATCGTTAATAGAAGCAAGATTACGTTATTTAGAGGAGTTAACCGAACATTTTCCTCAGGTGAAAGAGGCCACAGATAAAATCTCTATCCTCGCGTTAGAGCGCATTGGACATATGATTATTGAGACGATGATGGACGTCGGTAATCAGATGATTGATGGATTTATTATGCGTGACCCAGGAAGCTTTGAGGATATTGTGCATATCATGATCGATGAGCGAGTGGTGACGAAGGAGGAGGGCGAAGCAATTGAGCGACTGCTTCCTTACCGAAAAGAGCTTCTGCAAAACTACACAGGTTATGATGTAGAGGCGCTCAAGAAAGGGTTCGAACAGGAGCTCTCGACGATTCAAGTATTCCCGGAGCGAATCCGCACGTATTTAGTGAATGAGTTAGGACCTGTATCTGCCTTTATTCCTCAGAAAGAGGATAAGTCGTGA
- a CDS encoding TIGR01457 family HAD-type hydrolase has translation MKEYKGYLIDLDGTMYRGTESIKEAGPFVEELLKRDIPHLFVTNNSSKTAKQVVEKLTSMGIPAEPSRVFTSSMAASKYVDDTTPDATIYMIGEEGLKEALGSRCTLDASEANVVVMGIDRDITYEKLSDAALAVRRGATFISTNGDKAIPTEKGFVPGNGSLTSVISVSTGVDPIFVGKPEAIIMEQALEILGTKRDQTVMVGDNYDTDIMAGIKARIDTIHVATGVTSQEDLKTKTTQPTHTIPTLKEWF, from the coding sequence GTGAAGGAGTACAAAGGCTACCTGATTGATTTAGATGGCACGATGTATCGGGGAACTGAATCAATAAAGGAAGCGGGACCGTTTGTGGAAGAGCTACTAAAACGCGATATCCCACATTTATTTGTGACGAATAACTCCTCTAAAACAGCGAAGCAAGTCGTGGAAAAGCTGACGTCGATGGGTATTCCTGCAGAGCCATCTCGCGTGTTTACGTCGAGCATGGCAGCGAGTAAATACGTCGATGACACGACCCCAGATGCAACCATCTACATGATTGGGGAGGAAGGCTTGAAGGAAGCGTTAGGCTCACGATGCACGCTTGATGCAAGTGAGGCAAACGTAGTCGTCATGGGTATCGATCGCGACATTACGTACGAGAAGCTTTCTGATGCTGCTTTGGCAGTAAGACGAGGCGCAACCTTTATTTCTACAAACGGAGATAAGGCCATTCCGACTGAAAAGGGCTTTGTACCTGGTAATGGCTCACTAACATCGGTCATATCCGTATCAACTGGAGTCGATCCTATCTTTGTTGGCAAGCCAGAAGCGATCATCATGGAGCAGGCTCTCGAGATCTTGGGCACCAAGCGCGATCAAACGGTCATGGTGGGCGACAACTACGACACGGACATCATGGCAGGGATTAAAGCACGCATTGATACGATTCATGTGGCAACAGGTGTCACCTCACAAGAAGATCTTAAAACAAAGACAACGCAGCCAACTCATACGATTCCTACGTTAAAAGAGTGGTTTTAG
- a CDS encoding thymidylate synthase produces MKQYADLCTHILETGVKKEDRTGTGTISTFGYQMRFSLKEGFPLLTTKRVPFRLILSELLWFIKGDTNIRYLLQHNNNIWNEWAFKNWVESDEYKGPNMTDFGNRAQTDDTFKEAYEKEMEVFKRRILEDDAFASKYGELGNIYGKQWRDWRTSQGEGIDQLKEVIESIKTNPDSRRHIVSGWNVEDVPSMALPPCHTMFQFWVADGKLSCQLYQRSADVFLGVPFNIASYALLTHLIAHECGLEVGDFVHTLGDAHIYSNHVEQVNLQLSRDEKPLPTITINESLTSIFDAEIEDITLEGYEPHPSIKAPIAV; encoded by the coding sequence GTGAAGCAGTACGCCGATTTATGCACACACATTTTAGAGACTGGTGTTAAAAAGGAAGATCGTACAGGAACGGGAACAATTAGTACATTTGGCTATCAGATGCGGTTTTCGTTAAAAGAGGGCTTTCCTCTCTTAACGACAAAGCGTGTGCCATTTCGTTTAATTTTAAGTGAATTACTTTGGTTTATTAAGGGAGATACAAACATTCGTTACCTTCTACAACATAATAATAATATTTGGAATGAATGGGCGTTTAAGAATTGGGTGGAAAGCGATGAGTATAAAGGGCCTAATATGACTGACTTTGGCAATCGTGCTCAAACGGATGACACGTTTAAAGAAGCCTATGAGAAAGAGATGGAAGTCTTCAAACGACGCATTCTAGAGGATGACGCTTTTGCTAGTAAGTACGGAGAATTAGGTAATATTTACGGTAAGCAGTGGCGTGACTGGCGAACCTCTCAAGGTGAAGGCATTGATCAGTTAAAGGAAGTCATTGAGAGCATTAAGACGAACCCTGACTCAAGAAGACATATTGTCTCGGGCTGGAACGTAGAAGACGTTCCATCTATGGCGCTACCCCCTTGTCATACGATGTTTCAATTTTGGGTAGCAGATGGCAAGCTTTCCTGTCAGCTTTATCAGAGGAGTGCAGATGTCTTTTTAGGAGTACCGTTTAATATTGCAAGCTATGCTTTACTCACTCATTTAATTGCGCATGAGTGCGGTTTAGAAGTTGGAGATTTCGTTCATACACTAGGAGATGCGCACATTTACTCGAATCACGTAGAGCAAGTGAACTTGCAACTTTCACGGGACGAGAAGCCTCTTCCAACCATTACGATTAACGAGTCGTTAACGTCTATCTTTGACGCAGAGATCGAGGACATTACACTGGAAGGATATGAGCCTCACCCTTCTATTAAAGCACCTATCGCAGTCTAA
- a CDS encoding M23 family metallopeptidase → MRLICFIILLFALFPQSAFASDDPATLESERMALYEKAEITSQIPWYYFAAADSYERGIRKARKLTENGKLAFIVSEEEWVGSTNPVKNDTSVASIDYYGGIGQDGDGDEQASLLNDEDVIQAIATQFSKRGTSEDHIKAALWDYYRRDHAVTLISNHAKVYKELQTTYLPERSFPLPLHANYSYRSTWGDARGWGGRRIHEGTDIFAGYGVPVKATTYGVVELKGWNKYGGWRIGLRDTKNVYHYFAHLSGFEKGIEEGSVVKPGDVIGYVGSSGYGKPGTQGKFPPHLHYGMYQHVGYTEWSFDPYPSLRIWERQDRAKKKSS, encoded by the coding sequence ATGCGACTTATTTGTTTTATTATACTACTATTCGCGCTATTTCCACAAAGTGCTTTCGCCTCAGATGATCCTGCAACCCTTGAGTCCGAACGCATGGCTTTATATGAAAAAGCAGAGATTACGTCTCAAATTCCGTGGTACTACTTTGCTGCGGCAGATAGCTATGAGCGTGGGATTAGAAAGGCGAGAAAGCTTACCGAGAATGGCAAGCTTGCTTTTATTGTTTCTGAAGAAGAATGGGTTGGATCGACGAATCCGGTGAAAAATGATACATCCGTAGCATCAATTGATTATTATGGTGGTATAGGTCAGGACGGGGATGGCGATGAGCAAGCATCCTTATTAAACGACGAAGATGTTATTCAAGCAATTGCGACTCAGTTCAGCAAGCGAGGTACGTCCGAGGATCATATTAAAGCAGCGCTTTGGGATTATTACCGACGAGATCACGCAGTCACGTTAATTTCTAACCACGCAAAGGTGTATAAAGAGCTTCAGACAACTTACCTTCCAGAGAGAAGCTTCCCACTCCCTCTGCATGCCAACTATAGCTATCGGAGCACATGGGGAGACGCACGTGGTTGGGGCGGGAGAAGAATACACGAAGGAACAGATATATTCGCGGGATACGGCGTCCCAGTTAAAGCAACAACGTATGGCGTGGTGGAATTAAAGGGCTGGAATAAATATGGCGGCTGGCGTATCGGCCTTCGCGACACGAAAAACGTCTATCACTACTTTGCACATTTAAGTGGATTTGAAAAAGGCATTGAAGAGGGGAGTGTCGTAAAGCCTGGAGATGTCATTGGCTATGTGGGTAGCTCTGGGTATGGAAAGCCTGGCACACAAGGTAAATTTCCCCCACACTTACACTATGGAATGTATCAGCACGTAGGCTATACGGAATGGTCGTTTGATCCGTATCCTTCATTACGAATTTGGGAACGACAGGATCGTGCCAAGAAAAAATCATCATAA
- the yunB gene encoding sporulation protein YunB — MLKQRLRRRQSRRGPLPLKVVFLLSCAIFIVLTVQGLILVEKGVRPTIIAIAKTETQRIATLAINDAISSQILEESHMEDVLIYEYDQNQQVNSVQLNPVIVNRVLQETTKRVQNYLNDIEQGKIRDYHVAPDDSLPHDGASFSEDGIIHMIPLGQATKNALLAHLGPEIPVRLSAIGDVKSQMKHEVMSVGINNAYLSVSVDIEVDVKVVIPFATDTAVVKTAVPVTMVWLPGDVPDYYGGSGTIPAVINPNQGGGG; from the coding sequence ATGTTAAAGCAGCGCTTGCGCCGAAGACAGTCACGAAGAGGACCGTTACCACTCAAAGTCGTCTTTCTCTTGTCCTGTGCTATTTTTATTGTTCTGACTGTACAGGGGTTAATCTTAGTAGAGAAAGGCGTTCGACCAACTATTATTGCCATAGCTAAAACAGAGACTCAACGTATAGCGACACTCGCTATCAATGATGCCATCTCCAGTCAAATTTTAGAGGAGAGCCACATGGAGGATGTCCTCATTTATGAATATGATCAGAATCAGCAAGTTAACTCTGTCCAGTTAAACCCCGTTATCGTCAATCGTGTTCTTCAAGAAACGACGAAGAGAGTGCAAAATTACTTAAATGATATTGAACAGGGCAAGATTCGTGATTATCATGTAGCTCCGGATGACTCGTTGCCTCACGATGGAGCATCATTTTCTGAAGATGGTATTATTCATATGATTCCTTTAGGGCAGGCAACGAAGAATGCGCTACTCGCCCACTTGGGTCCTGAGATTCCTGTCAGACTCTCAGCGATTGGGGACGTGAAGTCGCAAATGAAGCATGAAGTGATGTCTGTAGGGATTAATAATGCGTACTTAAGCGTCTCTGTGGATATTGAAGTCGACGTAAAAGTCGTTATTCCATTTGCTACGGATACCGCTGTTGTAAAGACCGCAGTGCCTGTTACGATGGTTTGGTTACCTGGTGATGTTCCGGATTATTATGGTGGCAGTGGAACGATTCCAGCAGTCATCAATCCAAATCAGGGCGGCGGTGGGTAA
- a CDS encoding YhcN/YlaJ family sporulation lipoprotein: MKKQSMMLLPLLLLAACGNESGFPLFNQDGDNPIVMNVQDSSNGDPLQFGYTSNTKQEAKDGEGIPGYFIYDRSLLAESIGEMTAMLEDVEEASVLITDDDCLIVYDQGEGMRYDVAEQVYQTALSVLPSYYNIYISDDAALRSDIERFEGNVSLDDAQHNSLDQTIERMKDSPQGH; encoded by the coding sequence GTGAAAAAACAAAGTATGATGCTACTCCCATTACTGTTGCTCGCTGCGTGTGGAAATGAGTCTGGATTTCCGCTATTTAATCAAGATGGGGATAATCCGATTGTCATGAATGTACAGGATTCTTCTAATGGAGATCCGCTCCAGTTTGGGTACACATCAAACACAAAACAAGAAGCAAAAGATGGCGAAGGGATCCCCGGTTACTTTATTTATGACAGGTCGCTTTTAGCGGAAAGTATTGGAGAAATGACTGCGATGCTAGAGGATGTCGAGGAAGCGAGCGTTCTTATTACCGATGATGATTGTTTAATTGTGTACGACCAAGGTGAAGGAATGCGTTATGACGTAGCGGAGCAAGTATATCAAACAGCACTATCTGTACTTCCGTCCTATTACAATATTTATATAAGTGATGATGCCGCACTTCGCTCAGATATTGAACGCTTTGAAGGAAATGTCTCACTAGATGACGCTCAGCACAACTCGCTTGATCAAACAATCGAACGCATGAAGGACTCCCCACAAGGTCATTAA